The sequence below is a genomic window from Coffea arabica cultivar ET-39 chromosome 8e, Coffea Arabica ET-39 HiFi, whole genome shotgun sequence.
ATTTAGTGGCAATGGatcaaaatgaaatgaaaggGCTACAAGTTTAGTGCAATTGTTGAAATATGAGTTGAAGGCCACATGTAACTGTGAACGGAATTTGGAGAGATTTGTGTGCCGGACAAGTGAGTGACAACCTCGACCTTGTCATTGCAAATCACGACAATTGGTGGGGGCAGTTAGATATGGCTGTAAGCCGTGCAGACGAAATTTCTCTGAAACTTCCTTCTTTTCCTAGACTTCGGACTTTTCTGTGACAATCATGCAGGAAAAAACATGCATTGATAGACGAGCTGCGCCAGATCGAGAGATGATGATATTTGGCTCCACTCTCCGACAGGCGAGTTTTCCCGTTTTGATTATCATGGACATTGGATTTTTGTCCATCTTCGGGACTAGCATCATGCGCATCTTAATAAAGAAAAGAACCATCCTATTATTCAAGTTCTAAGTACGGTATTCTATCCCATACTAACGTAATAGAAACACCATTGAATTGATAGCTTCATGCATTCTTCCAAAAAAGAGCTTCTTTGCTACTTTCCATCGCTTTGGCTGTCAATGTACAGCTTACCTCTATTCCATGAAAATGCATGCTAACTTTAAGTAGCTTACCTTTATTCCATGCAAATGCGTGTCAACTTTTCGTCTTTTTACCCTTTATAGATGGTTCAGGTTCTTACGCGCATTACACCTTAGGAATGCAGGAGTTAAAAAACTCGAAACAATTGAGACTCGTGCTGTCAAGAAAACAATTAATTTGTTCGGATAGtgaattatttgtcaaaatttatttgtttgcattatcgacacatttttcaatttttattttatctaaaatatattacaatcaaatcattattttttaaaaaattgaattcGTGAAACATGACAAATAAATTCGGACGGAAgagtagtatttttttttcttcaaaaaaaattattccaaataatctatCATTCGAGCATGCTCATGACAAGGGCCCAACATTGATGAGAGCATGTGTCAGATCACACTTAAAATAGGCTCCTTGTTTTATTTATTGACAAGTGAGCCGATGACAGCGTGTGAAGGGCCCAGCGTTTTGCATCGGTGGGCTTCAACAATCAAATAAATGGGCTTTTACATCTTCAACCTGGTGAGCGACGTCCAACCTTTTTTCACATAGGGACCATTCCAGCCACTTATTAggacaaaaatgatgaaatgaaaCGATTAACGTTGATGTCAACTTTAAAGGTTACGAGAAAACTCTTATGTTTACAACATTAAATTTCTACAAATAATTAAACCAAGATAAATGTTAAGATTTTCAAGTATTTTATAATATTCTCATATTATGTAAATTAAACTTATGACAAAATGAATAtactaatgaaaaaaaaaatcagtcacCAACTAAGTGGTGACGGGGTAGGTGTTGATGGTAACCTCAACAAGGTGCTGGTTCAATGGAAAAGGTCGGTTTACAAATCAGGCCCAACTTTGCTCAAATGTCAATCAGAGATCCACAACCCAACGGAGGCAGTTTGTCAAAAGTATGACTTTGGGCTGAGAAGAAAACATGAAGCGGGTTAACTCAAGGCCCAAAGTACTAAAGTAGCTTGACAAGTGATCTAGGCCGGGTAACCTGACGCCCACGAAAGTTACAAGTTGCTGAAGCCAAACAGTCCCTTAAATGGGATTCTCACAGTGTTCTTCAAGCTTTGAACAGTTTCAGAGTTCGGAGAGAGGCTTTGCCAACTCCGTCTAAAACCCCtttatgaaaattttcatcttcCTAAACCCTAATCCCTAATTGTTATTAGTGTTGCTGTTATTGTTATCTGTTTTGGTGGATTATTATAATTCAAAATAGCAATGAAGGAGGAAGtaaaaggaggaggaggagcccCAAACAGAGAACTTTATGCACTGCTGAATGTATCACCAGAAGCCTCAGATGAGGAAATTAGAAAAGCTTATCGTCAATGGGCTCAAGTCTATCACCCTGATAAATATCAGGCTGCTCAAGTACTCCATCATcccaatttttttccctttttgggtTGCGTTACTTGGGATATTGTGTTCCAATTAAGAATTTCCATAAATCATTTCTTGAATAGATTGTTCCTGTTAAATATCAATCTCCTTAAGTTGTAACATCCCTTTTCGTATTGCTACTTTATTCGCTAGTTTAATTTCATCTACAATATTTTGTTGGGGAAAACCTTAAGATTTTGTTATGCATTGTGGAGTATGTGAATGAGAATTCCAAATTTGGGCGTGGTATTCTTTTATCGAACATTATGCATTATCTTGGTAAATGTTGTTGGATTTTAAGCTGGTCTACCAGTTGACTGTGACTGGGTCTGGGACTTGATTATTGGTATGTTATATTGCATTCGATACTTAGTAGTTTTTTTTCTTAACATTCTTCAAATAGATCATATTAGTAAAGGTTCTACCAATTTGAGAGAATTGTGAACCTGGCTAGCTCATGTATCGGTATCAAAACTGCATCCTATAAAATGCTCGAAATGCAATATGTGCATCGACAGCTGATGGGCAGATTGTTTGCTTgttatttattcttttatttcaaTCTGGTATGGGGATTGGGCTAGGGAACTGCATTAGCGTGGGACCTTAGCTAGTTCCGCCTTTTGTACAAAATTAGTTGAAGAAAGGATTTTTTGGATTCTTAGTGTTCGGGAAAAAGAATCTAAACTAATTTGTGCTTAAACCTTTGCAGATGAAAGATATTGCAACAGAGAACTTCCAGCGTATATGTGAAGCCTATGAAATTTTATCAGACGAGCACAAGAGGCTGATATATGATATATATGGCATGGAAGGACTAACTTCTGGTTTGGAACTTGGTCCAAACCTAAATAAGGCGcaagaaattaaagaagaaCTTGAGAGACTGCGGCGtcagaaagaacaagaaaaggtctcatCACATGTTCGACCTTCTGGTTCAGTTATGGCAAATCTGTCTTTGCCACAATTTTTGGAGGGTGATGGCATTATGAGAGGGTACAGCTCATGCTGCTTTACATTTTTATACTTATCTCAAGTTTATCCAAATTGCTAGTTCATTTTTCtgccaaaaaaggaaaaaaaatactatcactttatcttctctcttttctgcTAATTTTGTGATTAATGATGCCATTTTTTGTATCTCTGAATTAAGAAATCTATGCGATTCTACTAAAGCTTTATATAATAGCTGGCTTCCCAAATTCTTGCTCCAGTAAGTAGGAAAGTATTATGCGTTTCTCATGTTGGGTGTTGGTGCCAGACTTCTAATTCATTACAAATTCATTAAGAAATGTCCTCATATTATCAACTTAACCCTACTCATGACTTCATCAGCTGACAACAGTGATGGAAAGCATGTATTGAAGTTGTGGAACAAAACAATCTTGCACTGCCATGTTCCTATCATCTCATGTTACTATTGGTATTGATAATGCAGGATGGCTATGGCAAGTGAAGTTCAGTCTCAATTATCTGAACGGAGTGGTATTGCTCTCGCTGGGAACCTGGCAGTTGATGGGAGTTCTGGTGGTGGCGTTGCCTCTATTGTCTTTAGACATCATATATCTCCCGCATCTTCCGTTGAGTTTATGGGTTCTGCTGGGTTACGGGCATTAATAGGGGTACAAACTTCTCGGTAGGAAGGTTCACTATTGGTTTCCTGCTATATTTTTTGTTCCCTTACATGTAACTTAGTTGGATTAACTTGTTCTTTCTACTGTCTTTAGTCAACTATCCCAACACTCTTCTGCTACAATGGGCCTTGCCATGTCTTTAAAAGATGGTTCAATTAATCTTTCCAACAATTGGACACGGCAACTCTCAGAGACAACTAATGGAAATGTAAATTTTCCTCATATTgattcttctcttcttcttcttaattttttttgggccaAATTCACTATTAGTTTTGTGGTTTTGCTTTATTTTAGATACAACTTGCATTAGGGACAGACACATCTATTGGCGTTGGCTGGCAAAAGAAGGATCAAAAAATGTCTGCTGCTGGGGATATCAAGGTATGGCTCTGTAAGGGCAGCCTGGCTCGTAATGCAGTTATAGTTTAACCAGCTAATGTTTCTCTTTCCTATGAGTAAATACATATCAGGACACTCAGCATTGTATCTTTGAGTGAATAATAATGAGTCTATTAGTAGTAAAATGCATACGGAAGTTAGGATTTCAGATTATTCATTTAATATCATAGATATTTTGGAAAACAAATTTTTATCAAgtcaaatttcttttcatttgcaGAAAAGAAGCTTCACGAGTAATGATTTCACCTTATTTtatgtttgaattatttttgcatCTAGTATATTTACATCTAGTAAGTTCAAGCTTCAAATATGGAACACCAATGTTGGTGTATTCTCCCTCTCTTTTGAATCTTCTTTCCTATACCTTCCCTGTTATATACCTTAGATGTTCTATCACTAATCATTTTCAACATATTGTAGATTGGTCCAGGTGCAGTTGGCTTAACAGCTCATTATACACATCGCTTCTCCTCAAACTCCCATGGGCGCGTTGGAGGAAGATTTGGAAGGTCTGTGTATTATTAAACATTGTTAGTTTTGCATCTTTAATTTGCCTAAAGTTTTCTGGAATCTGAGCATGAGCCTCATATAGATATAGTCGAGAGATAGCTTGAATACGTAAGTGCTAGTCAAATAGTGCCTTAAACATGCAAGATCAATGAGTTCTCCCTCTCCCTGTCTTTGTGTGTGTCTATGTTTGGTGGTGTGTATTTATGTCTTTGGGTCTTTGTCGTAATAATGATACTTCGAAGTGATACCTCTTCTGCATCCCTGACTACCTTATTTTGAAATGCAACTTTAGAAGTGGAAATATATTTGACTAGGAATGCAATTTGTCTAATATTAAAATCGTCTCTCATAACTTCGAAAGTGATACCTTGTTTTATTGCTTGTGGAGCAGCTTGCAATTATATATCTGGAAATTGGAAGTGCTTCCAAGTATTATTTTTGCAATTATATATTCTGCTACGTACCAAATGACAAAAGGCTGGTGTTATTTTTGCCTATTGTGCTTGTATGTCCATTGCATTGTATTAAAAGTGCAtctaatatttttcatttagctgaatttcttgattaaaaacatattttgtgatTTAGTATCTTAATTTCCGGTTAAAAACATGAGAGCAGCATGCTGCTAAAGGGTTGCATAGTTTGACTGGTTTACTTGAAAGGTTTTATGTGCCTGCAGTAATCATTTGCTGCTTGTCTTTTGACTTCTGACATTGGACACCAAATTTTTCAGTGGAgcacttgaacttgaagtagGAGGTGGGAGAAAAATATCCAACTTCAGCACTGTTCGCATGCTGTATACGATTGGAATTCAGGTAGTGGAGTTAATAACTTCCTAATTTGGCATTGAGCGATTTGGAGCCATAGATAGAGAAATTAATGTTGTCAAAGCTGCATATTGACTTTCTAGGCATATGTTGCATCAAAGGAGTAAGACTACGAGACATGCCAACAAAACATAATGAGACTTGCTTAACTTATAGGTTGGTTAATTCATTGTTCATGGGCCCTGTGATATCAAAGAGATCCAATCATTGTTATGTAACATCATCTGGTCActtttttggtaaaaataaaaaatcagtaCACCAAGTTTTATGCTCTATGCTTCTTCTGTATGATCAAAATTCATGGTTTACTTATACTTATTGGAGTGCATAACTTTCGTGTACAGAagcatagattttttttttttttttttaaagattacCCTCAACGTCAAACATTACATTCTTTATTCCTTAATTACATTGGGTTAAAGGATGGTGGTTTGGATGGGGAAGGGAGGGAAAATGAATAGCAATTTTGGAGTTTTCTGCTGTGGTTGTTATATGTGATATTACCTGTTGTAAGCTTGTTTTCATCTCTAACAGCTGTATATGTTATTTATAGGGAATCTTTTGGAAATTTGAATTGCACCGGGGAGGTCAAAAGTTGATTGTTCCTGTAAGTATATTCTCAGTGTGGCAACCAAGCATATGCTTATTGTACTTTGGTTTTGGGTAACGGACGTCTAGCATCTGCAGCGAACATATATTTGCTTTTAGTTAGGTCATATAACTTGCCGAATCTACTCATGAAATCTTATTGATTATATAACTGAGCTTAAGTTTGTACGTGTTTTTCTCTGCAAGAAAATCTCTGAGAGCCTGGAAACTGATTTTGTTATCCAGGCAAGAGTTTGTTCCAAATTTGGGTCACCTGTAAATCCACCTTCTTGCATTCTGCCCTCCTTCTTTCCAGTCCACAGAAACCTATTCTGATGAAACTGCAAATCGAGGTTAATTATAGACTTAATAAAAGTTCAATGCACTTAGAAAGGTAAGAGTTATGTATTTCTTCTATCAATTAGTTTCTTTTCCATATAATATGTTAATTGGAGGTAATTTGCCACAATGTTTTACCCTTTGATATAGTTGTCTAGGTGACTGCAATACAACTAGAGGATCTTAATTCTCTTTAGAGTTGTAAAATTAGTAACCTGTCTTGGTTTTTCTAAATCCATGTACTGGAGGTTGATAAAATCTTTGATGATCTAAATTTGCAGGTGTTGCTGTCCAGACAGTTGAACCCTATCTTTGCTAGTGGAGCATTTATTATTCCGACGTCACTTTACTTTCTAGTCAAGGTTGGTGCTTCAGTCTGTGAAGTAAATTAACGACATATTAGTGTCTCCATCTGATATTTGCTTAATAAACTATTGCAATATGTTGATTAAGCTGAAAGGCATTACTCCATGCTTtgttttgagctgcaaaatttTTGGTTGAGACCCGGTGTATGGGAAACCAGTGAATCATTAATGTCCACTTTATTGAACTTTTGCAATTGCTATCATTCGTCTTCatagttcttcttcttcttttttaaagCGCTTAGAACTACCTGAAATTTGGAATTTGCTCCTAAATGCCGTTATGAAAGAATTCTGCAGTTTGAAAAAGTAACCTGTTCAGTTATAGGTTATAACTAACTAGTTGAGCATGAATTGTGAATATCTTCCAGGTTACATTGTATTATCTGCATCTTCCAGAGGGTTTGTAACGTTTTTGCTTTGTAATTGCAGACCTACATTGTGAAACCTTATAATCTGAAACGTGAGAAAAAGAAGTCGTTGGAGAATGCTGAGAAAACTCTATCCCAGGTATTCTACATACTTTCTAGTGCTGGTCTTTCCTTCTGATTATATAATCTCCACTTGGTTGAACCATACATAGATTGCTTGTCTAGAAGCTTATTGCCACCATTCTCTGCATAATGTATGCTATCTTCTGTCTATATCAAGGGTTTCCTTTtgaatgcttattgtgacaaaACTAGGGTTCTAATGGACTGGACCTGTTAAGGTTATCTAAAAAGAACAGAATATGACTGGCATGGATATTGgacaaaatgaatgaaattatcAACTGATGCATTAGCAATTGTATTCACTTTTGTTGCCTAATTTTCCTTTATATCTCAAATTGAAACTTCCTTAATTCTATGTTTCTCCTTTTACTTCTTTTTGTTCTGCATAGGTTCGTGAGTCAAGGGCCACTGCTGAAAAAGCTCAAAAGTTGTTGCAAAATGTGGCCAATAGGAAAAGGAGTAGACAACTCGAAACTGGCGGACTTGTGGTCACAAAAGCAACTTATGGAAGTCGTAAAGCTCTGAGAAATAGAAGTGAATCTGAAGAAGCAAAAGATGAAGCTACCTCCCAAATCATCGATGTTACTCTACCTCTAAATTTCCTGGTTAATGAGTCAGGGCAACTTAAGGTGTGCTTCCTCTTTAAATTTTTTCAACAGGGTTATGTTGAAGTCGGTGCTTCTGGAAGCATCTTCATCTAATTTGTGAATACCAATTATATTCCTGTTTCGGATGAGGATATTTTTCTGAGATCACATGAATTGGAccttttcagctttgattattgACTTGAAAAATGTTGGTGCAGCTACATGGGGGTGTAAAAAAATCCGGAATTATGGGCTTTTGTGATCCTTGTCCAGGAGAACCTAAGCAGTTGTACATAGAGTACACCTATGGTGGCAATAAATACGAGGTAAAACCCAAGCCCTCTTCCATCAGCTTTCACTATATTTACTTGATGACTAGAATTACTTTTGTCTGCAACAGGTTACTGTTGATGACTATGAGGAGCTGGTGATCCCCAAGGAAGCACACAGAATATAAACGTCCATGAAATCAGTCAGATCCTTGGCCCCATGATGAAGACTTGTAAAACTTTGGGACCTCTTCACTTTTCCAAGTCTTAAACGGCCCTTTTAAGTCATATGATTCCTTTTATGGTGCGTTCCttggaaaagaggaaaagggaagGATTTTTTCAAGATAGTTTGTATCAGAATTCCCTTGTGCCTCCATAAGAATTTGGTGTCGCTAGGAGAACAAGTGATGGCATGTCTTGTGGTGCTTCTGGATAAATATCCGAAGCCAttctatcttctctttttgcttTCCCGGTCATTTTGGGAACTAACTACAGACAGAGGTAAGGTCATTCAATCAAGATTTAGCCCCCCCCTCAGTTCAGTTTAGTTGCCATATTACACTCAACAGACAGTTACTGCCTATGTGGTGGACTATGGAAACTTTCATCAAGCATTTTGATTCTTGCTTTGCAGCCAGGAATCAGATGGGTTCTGGATGCCAACTCTTAGACTTAGTCTTTTGGCATCTTGATTGGCATTTTGTAGATACCATAAGGATACCAATTTTGTAATGTCCAGTAGGATAAGAGTTTTTGTATGTATCAGTTCACGGGATATTTACCCGTTGCAGTGAACTTATACACTCATATTTATTtgagagggggaaaaaaaatggtaaagGAATGTCCTAATCAATGAAAGTTCAATCTTTCTCACCTCGCAGTTACATCAAGGAAATCATGAGGATAAAAAGGCATGGACAGTAACAGATTGCCAGTTCCTGAATTAGAAAAATACATACTTAATATTGAGGTCACCACTTGACGGATCAAATGATGCTTTGATTTCTATAGAGGAACAATCAGCAAGAGTCAATCCTTGGCTTCCAGCAGCTACAGGCTTATTCAGAAGTTTCACTGCTTGCTTCCAATATCTTTTATCTGAAAGGCACAATCAACTTAACAAGGAGCTCCTATTGTGCTACTCATATGTGATGATGACAGTGAAGAGGTTTTGTCAACAATAATGAAGCTAATAAGCGAATCTTAATACTACATAAATACAATTAGAGAAAAGAAGCAAGATAGCCCCTTGATAACAGTAATACGCACCTGGTCCGGTTGACAACTCAGTGGATGAATCCATCATCCAATCAATCCAAAGTACAAATCCATGACAAATCCCAGATTCTGTAAATTCAACCTGTAAATCTACTCTTAGTATTCGCATCACAGTAGGTCATTTTTCAAGAGAATATTATTAAGAGCCCCAGTGTTAGTGCAGCTTTGCATGCTTAGATCAGCATATGATACCTGAGCTGTCCCAGCGCATGAACTGATTGGTTTCAAGAAATCAAATTCCATAATAGAGACGGTATCACTGAGTCTCTGAAACGAGTTAAAAAGTATTTCAACAGTAAGAGGTGTACTTCAAACCAGGAAAACTTTTCTCTAACATAATATTCACTTTTCCTGAGCACCATATAGAGTACCTTGCTTTCCCCACACTGCCATATAGGAAAGGGTAGACAAGGACCTTCTTCATCTGCGGGTAAGTCTCCACATGCCCCTAAAGTAGAATTGGCAACTGAATGATCAAAGCCTTCAATCTCTTGCAGGCAGCGGTGACTTCTCCAAAAATCCTGATTAATAAGTTGGTGTCCCCACGCCATTAAtacaaaataccaaaaaagtaaataaagtgGCAGCTACTAGCAGTTCTGTCTTACAGGAAGAGACATTGCACAAGCCCTCAATATACCCTTACAAGGCACTATCAGCACGTCTTTTGATAGGACAGAATCAAGCATTGTTCGCTCCTTCCTGCAAATCACATCAGTTCATGAAAAACTAGAGATAAACTCCTCAAACTACGAGTACAGACGTCAGTAAGAAAACATAATGTGATGGTTAAATTAAATCTGCAGACTTAGTGTTGCAAAATCACCATGTCCACACAGTTCAGACACTAAAAGCAAAGCAGCAAGTACGTAAGTATGCATACGAGAGAAACAGAGAGAGAGGTGGAGAGAGGGGGAGGTGCAGAGCGAGAGAGAGCACCAAAAATTGATCCAAGAGTGGCATTCAAAAGTGCATGATGGTCTCTGCCTGTATTATACTATTTTAGCAGGTACAGAAATTGTCTAGGAGTAATTTAGCCAAACCATACAGTTTTAACAAATGAAAAAATGTGAAATCAAGAGCATCCTTTATTATTTGCTAATATTGTGAAACCATACAGTTCTAAATTATTATTTGCTAATATTTGTTTTGTTTCATCAATTAATTGGAAACAGAAAATTGTCATAATGTTCAAGACATAAACATGCTGTCAAGGTGATATTTCAAGTTATTACCAGAGAATTCAACATTTCAGGTCAAGAGAAGAGATATAAGTTTTCTTTCGGTCCATGATTAACAAATGCACATGAGCAAACACCTCAATTACCAAAATCGCAAGTTTCGCCAAGGAAGCACATTCTCATTTCCATAATAGAAAGGTTCTCCAACAAAAAGGCCAACCTGCAGAGAGGGGATATGAATGAAACTGTAATATTCAAGCAGTAAAGAGAATCACGAAGTGAAATTATAAGATATAAAGGTTAAAAAGCCAACATGAATCTCAATTTATGTCAGACCGAACAAAACATtccaatataaaaaaaaaaagcccatcGTCAGGTAAAATTTATCCCAAACCTTTGTTTGATGCGTATCTTCCATTGTCAATTGCTGGTTCCTTGTCCTCAGAACTTCTAAACGATCCATTGAGTAAAGATTTGAAGAAGCAACGGCTTGCAAATAGTGGGTCCCCTTCTCTCGCAGTCCAGGGAACAAAGCTATAACATGTGCTGATTTAGAAAGACTGGCAATAGCAATTGGCAGGAAAAGACTGTCATCCACAACAATGCACATGGGAGAAACTTTCTGCTTCAACTGCAGTAAACAAGTCAATGACAagtaaacaaatcaaatatttGAACAGGTGATAGGTAAAGACCTTGTTATTCTTCAGAATTTAAGAAAAACTTAAGTGAAGTTGTAAATCACAGGATCAAGCTAACATGATTAGCGGTCATAATAATTGGAGAATTGCTTTAAAAAAGATATAAAGACTCGCAGTCGCAGAGTTAAAGTGCTAGGAGCATAGGAAGCACGGTTATCTTCATATACATGCTTCCATGTATAAACCAGTGGCGTATAGGGGGCACTTTTATGTTCCTAAATATGCTTCAATTTATGAAGTTCAAGGGTAAAATGAACCTTTTCCACGGGAAACCTTTTATCAAAATATCCAAATTCGCTAGCACTTTTTTAGGGGAACCTAGTCGACTTAATTTCATCAAGCAGGTAAACCAAGAGAAATAATTAATCAGCCGAGTGAAATACAAGTAACTCACAGCATTCTTAATCACATTAAACATTGACAATCGCCAATTACAATCTCCATATATCGCAATTTGCTCCGGTGTTAGAAAGATCTGATTATCTCCTGGAGAAGGGTCGCAATGTCCCCCATCTTCTTTCTCCAATGAAGTCTTAACTCTGTATGAGATACTAGTTTTCGTATGTCTAGCACCTACAAAAACCTCTTGATGCTTGCACACAGTCATACCTTTCTCTGGTAGGAACCAAATGCACTGTTTCCAGTGGTCACACCAATTTCCCATACCTAAGAAGGCATTAAGTTAGACAGAATTATAATTTGAATAGAAAATAAAGTCAGATCAGCAGACCAGAATACCTAAAACATGGGAGACAGATCAGAAAAATGCTGCAGTATTTAGTCGTTAAAGTTTATGGAGAAGCAATTCCTTTGAGCTGTGGGCTACAGGCAGCATCAAGAATTTGTGCTCCTTGACAGAAATTAATCTATTTCAGTGCAGACATAAATTGTCCCAGACCTACTTtcatcaccattttcttttgtATTATCCCAATTTTAATCCTACTTAAAAGCAGTCATTGCATCTGTTTGTGCCATATTCATCTACAGTTCAAATAAGTTTAGattgcaaaattttgaaaaaattaaggaACCATTAGGAAAAGCAAATACTGTTGCCAAAAGATGGATCTCCAGTAAGACAACTGTATTCTAGGCAACAAAGTATAAAACTTCCATTTGTAATGTGAAATAGTTTACAAACTGTCCTCAA
It includes:
- the LOC113704974 gene encoding chaperone protein dnaJ 13-like, which encodes MKEEVKGGGGAPNRELYALLNVSPEASDEEIRKAYRQWAQVYHPDKYQAAQMKDIATENFQRICEAYEILSDEHKRLIYDIYGMEGLTSGLELGPNLNKAQEIKEELERLRRQKEQEKVSSHVRPSGSVMANLSLPQFLEGDGIMRGMAMASEVQSQLSERSGIALAGNLAVDGSSGGGVASIVFRHHISPASSVEFMGSAGLRALIGVQTSRQLSQHSSATMGLAMSLKDGSINLSNNWTRQLSETTNGNIQLALGTDTSIGVGWQKKDQKMSAAGDIKIGPGAVGLTAHYTHRFSSNSHGRVGGRFGSGALELEVGGGRKISNFSTVRMLYTIGIQGIFWKFELHRGGQKLIVPVLLSRQLNPIFASGAFIIPTSLYFLVKTYIVKPYNLKREKKKSLENAEKTLSQVRESRATAEKAQKLLQNVANRKRSRQLETGGLVVTKATYGSRKALRNRSESEEAKDEATSQIIDVTLPLNFLVNESGQLKLHGGVKKSGIMGFCDPCPGEPKQLYIEYTYGGNKYEVTVDDYEELVIPKEAHRI
- the LOC113703398 gene encoding protein arginine N-methyltransferase 1.6 isoform X1, with translation MLSLFLEPRLLPNRLLSLCSLFTILKNPSSFQFKSRAVRNMSSDSAQRMFQLKLDPLTGNSEWVVIEENQTPEEKTKEPLLATTSYLDMLNDSHRNRAFRQAIDKTITKPCHVLDIGAGTGLLSMMAARAMGLDDSSTSYCPKGKVTACESYLPMVKLMRKVLRANGMDKKVRVINKRSDELEVGIDMSSRADVLVSEILDSELLGEGLIPTLQHAHDNLLVENPQTVPYRATTYGQLVESPYLRKLHDLINNEAKALDGIYLVPNGVHSILQIKEQQFAMHCDAMKEEFKLLSEPFKVFDFEFWKRPESNRKTEVCIKATNDGTIHAIVSWWLLQLDNEGTIFYCTGPKWISDQSKSFFPGMGNWCDHWKQCIWFLPEKGMTVCKHQEVFVGARHTKTSISYRVKTSLEKEDGGHCDPSPGDNQIFLTPEQIAIYGDCNWRLSMFNVIKNALKQKVSPMCIVVDDSLFLPIAIASLSKSAHVIALFPGLREKGTHYLQAVASSNLYSMDRLEVLRTRNQQLTMEDTHQTKVGLFVGEPFYYGNENVLPWRNLRFWKERTMLDSVLSKDVLIVPCKGILRACAMSLPDFWRSHRCLQEIEGFDHSVANSTLGACGDLPADEEGPCLPFPIWQCGESKRLSDTVSIMEFDFLKPISSCAGTAQVEFTESGICHGFVLWIDWMMDSSTELSTGPDKRYWKQAVKLLNKPVAAGSQGLTLADCSSIEIKASFDPSSGDLNIKYVFF